The DNA sequence CGGTTCACGGCCGTTGCCGTCCGCCCAGAACGCGTAGAAACCGGGATTCGCATTGACCGGTCGCCGTACATAGCTGTGGTTGTACTCGCTCTGTGATGTCACCTGACATGCCTTCCGCCAGGAAACGCCCCGGTCGCTGCTCACCCAGACCGCCACTTCGCCGCCGCAATTGTATGGCTGGGGTCCCGTTCCGGTCGGGCCGATAATGCGCCAGGTGCCGTCCTCTTCGATATACAGGCTTCCCATGTCGTAGTTGTTATCCGAGACGGTCACCGGGTTGATACGCCATTTCTCCCCGTCCCACCGGGCTGTCGTCCATGTCCGGGGATCGTTCTGCGGTCCCGATTCCGATCCCCTGCTCGTAATATAGAGGATAACCGGGCGCCCGTCCGCATCAAAATTGATGTCTTTCATGTACACGAGCAGTCCCTCGCTGCGGTAATCATGGACGAGGGCGTCGTTGCGCGGCGAGACGAGGGGAATTTCGAGCGTTTTCCCGGCTGCATTCCGCCAGGTTTTTCCGAAATCTCCGGTTTCGATGTAATAGAGGTTGGTGCGGTTGTTGGTTCCGCTCTGCGCGGGATTGATGCCGGGTTTTTCCGGGTCGTTCCAGTTGCCGCCTGACGGTGCATTCGGGTGAAAATTAAACGCGGTTCCCACCTTATCCCGGTATTTCCAGCTCACCTGATAATGACCCTGGTCGATGGCGGCGAGCTTCTGCGGCTCTGTCCATGTGACTCCGTCCGGGCTGGTCATGAAATACAGATTACGGCCGTCGATATACTGTGTATGGAGAAAGAGAAATCCCTTTCCTTCAATATACCACGGCTGCGGATAGGAAAAACCGGTCTCGCGGACAAGCTCGAACGAGTCGATGGAGTACGGCTCCGCGCTCCGGTAAATGTATGCCGGGCGAACCATGCCGTGCGCGCTGACAAACACCCAGACATACCCCCTGTCATCGAGCATGAGCGCCGGGTTGTCGTGATGGTCTTCGGTATTCTTCTCCATGACGATGCCCGGCCGGGGAACCGTGCCGGTCGCATGATCGTAATAGGAAACCATCAGGCGGAGCACCGCGTTATCGGGATCGGAGCCGCCCCAGCAGAAAAACGTCCTGTTGACCGCCGGAGCGTAGTATGCCATGGGAAGATGCTTTGCCGTTCCGGTGCCGAGACCCCCGCTGTAGTATATGTATCGGTATTCGTCGTTCGAGGCAAGATCGGCATGCCATATCCCGCGGTAGCCGTCGTCCCTGAGGCATGGTTCCGCCGCTGAGGCCGTACCCGCCGCACAAACCATCATCAGAAAAGCCAGAATACATGTGCAAACCGGAAAACCGGAAAAGAGGCCGCTCTTTCTTCCATCCATCAGTCAAAATCCCATCTTCTGCGCCCGTAAAAGATATATGCTTCAGGAAATCACCCGCGCGTTCACACCAGGTTCACGTTCACCGTAAAGGCTGAGGTTTTTCGAATTCTCCGGTCATATGCTCCGGAAACCGTAACGGGTGTTCGCCTGTCCTGTCACACATATAGAGCCGTGAGGGCGACAGTTCACGGCCGCTGCCATCCGCCCAGAACGCATAGAAATCGGGATGCGCATTGACCGGTCTCCGGACATACGTATGGTTGTAGATGCTGTGAGAGGTGACCGAACACACGTTTTTCCATGATTCGCCCCTGTCTTTGCTCACCCATACGGCGATTTCACCGCCGGGATTGTACTTCTGAGGCCCGGTCTCAGTCGGGCCTATGATGCGCCAGGTGCCGTCCTCCTCGATGTACAGGCTTCCCATATCGTAATTGTTATCCGATACGGTCACCGGGTTGATATGCCATTTCTTGCCGTCCCACCGCGCCGTCGTCCATGTCCGGGGGGCGTTCGCTGACCCTGCCTGATATCCTCTGCTCGTGATATAGAGGATGACCGGGTTACCATCCGCATCGAAATTGATATCCTTCATATAGACAAGCAGGCCCTCGTGTTCGTAATCATGAACGAGCGCCCCGTTCAGCTTGTCGGTAACAGGAACGGCGATGATTTGTCCCCCCGCGTTCTTCCATGTCGTCCCGAAATCGTCCGATTGGAGATAGTAGAGGTTGGTACGGTAATTGAGGCCGTTGAGCTTCGCGGAAGGATTGTTATCCACAGTCGGGTCTTTCCAGTTCGAGGCAAGCGTCGCAGGATGGTAGTTGAACGCGGTACCGATCGTGCCACCATGGGTCCAGCTTATCTGGTAATGTCCCTGAGCGACCGCCGCAAGCTGATGGGGCTCTGACCAGTGAATACCGTCGGGGCTCGTTATCCAATAGAGAAACCGTCCTCCGAGATACCGCGTATGGAGGAACAGAAATCCTTTTCCCGGAATATACCACGGCTGGGGGTAGGAAAAATTGGTCTCGCTGGTGAGTTCGAACGAATCGACCGAGTACGGCTTCCTGCTTTTAAAAATGTACGAGGACCGCACGGTGCCGTGGGCGCTCACAAAGACCCATACATACCCGCTGTCGTCGAGCATGATCGTGGGATTGTCGTGGGCATCGTCGGTACCCTTTTTCATGAGGATGGTCGGTCGGGGTACCATGCCTGTTGCGTGGTCATAGTATGAAACCATCGGGAGAAGCGTGTTTTCATCCTTCGCTGAGCCGCCCCAGCAGAAAAATGTCCTGTTCACCGCACGGGCGTAATACGCCATGGGGATGTGTTTCGCCGTATAGGTTCCGAGTCCGCCGCTGTATTTGAATTTGTACTCGTCACCGGAGGGTTCGTTACCGTACCAAATGCCCCGATACCCGTCATCCCTGGCCTGTTGCGGCGTATCGTCCGCGGCTCCTTCCCGGACAGGTGCGGGTATGAAAACGGAAGCAGGCATGAAAACAAAGGAACAGAAAACGAGAAGAATTACGATTCGTTTCATAACTGTTCGTCCCTTTTCAAAAAGTATCGTTGCAGTAAGTATGTGTTTTCAATATAATGGCGGGGTTTTCCGATGTACAGAATTTTTATTGTATATATGTATCCGCCGTTTGCACTTGACTATTATAGCCGTCGCATTATACTGTGAAAAGGATTCGTTATGATACTTTCCTTTGCACGCCCAAAGGAAAGTATCCAAAGGAAAGGGCGCCCCCGCGCTCCTTCTCGTAATCATGATTTTTTTACAAAAAAACTATTATGGATATTCTTTTTAATTGAATAACCAGAAAAGAATTTGACCGAATTTACAAACACTTTTTTCATGGAGATATTCGTATGGAAAACCACCAGTCGCGGCGCAGTTTTTTCGGGAAAGCAGCCGCAGCGGGAGCCGCTCTCGCGGGAACCGGCACAACGCACGCTCAGCCGAAGCCGAAACTACCCTCGACCGACCTCATCAGGGTCGGCGCAGTCGCCCTCGGCGACAACAGCCACCTGAACTACAGCATCTGGGCGCCCATGATCAACCCGACCGAGCCGAAACCATGGCCTGCCGGACGCACGACACGGATGCTCATAACACACTGCTGGGATTCACGGCCCGAGCTTGCGCGGTCGTTTGCGGAAAAATACAAATGCGAGGCGGTCAAAAACTATTATGACATGGTCGGCAAGGTCGATGGCATGATATTCGCCGGATTCAACGAGGTCAAGTGGTGGCCGCAGCTCACGAAACCCTATCTCGAAGCGGGCATCCCCTGTTTCATCAACCGTCCCTTCGCCTACAGCATGAAGGACGCCCATGCGATTGTCGACACCGCGAAAAAGCACAATACGCCCATTCTCTGCACCGACGAGCGCGAGTATATCCAGCAGGCTATTGTTGCACGGAGCAAGGTCGAGGAACTGCTCGGACAGAAGCGGACGATTCTCGGCGCCCACTCGACCAATGCATCGGGCGAATGGTCACAGCACGGTGTTCACGGCCTCTATTTCCTGCTGGCGGTATTCGGGCTCGATGTCGAAACCGCAGGATACCAGGCGGACGGCTGGTGGAGAGAGGTCACCCCGACAGCGACGAAACAGACATTCGGACAGCTGACACTCCAGTACAGGGGCATAACCATCGAAGGCGCCGGAGAGCAGAAAACACCATTCCTCGTGTCGCAGTATCAGACATGGCCGCGGGCGGACATCACGCTCCGCATGTATCACGATCTGGGCTGGTGGGATATCGCGCACGAACACACGCAGGGAGATAACGGCTTCAACCGTCACTTCTACCTCTTTTTCCCGACCGTGCTCGCCATGCAGCGGATGTTCGAGACACGGGAAATGCAGTGGAGTTACGACTACATTCTGAAAAAAACGAAGATATTTCTCGCCGCATTCAAATCCCATCTCGAGCATAACGGTTCCCCGTATCCTGTAGACGATCTCCCCGATGACTGGGAAGCGCCATCACCGTATGCCGACTGGATTGACGAGAAGATTTTCGGATGACCAGTGTAATCGGAAATGAACTCATCCTTGGCAGATCTCCGGGAAACTCAATAGAACACGGATTGACGCGGATCGGATGGATTTTTGCGGATTAAAAATATTTTGTAATTCTTGGTGCCTTTGTGCCTTTGTGGTTAAATATTTTTATTTGTTTATTCAATTAACTTATAATTTCTAATGTCTTGCATGAGAGTTGTCATTCCCGGGAACGAAGTGAATCGGGAATCCAGTTTTTCTATTATATTATCATGAGTATGAGATAATGGATTCCCGTTTTCACGGGAATGACGCTCTATCGCACAATAACATCTTATTTGCACGTTTTATGCATTCATTAAATAACTGGATTTTTTTAAATATGTTTATATAATCCTTAGAAGCATAACAACATGACAGTATTCACTGCAAGGAGGCTCCATATGATTATGATAATGCTCCTTATTTTACTGGTTCTCGTAACGCCCGTATCGGCTGAGCGGGTGACAACGACATGGGGAGGAGAAGCGCAGAAAATCTATGACGACGGGTTCATGCAGCTGCTCAAAAAAAACAAGGACGGCGGAGTCTGCCTTTTTGACATGGACCTGCTCCAGAACGATGCTCCCGGCGCGGGGAGGAGCGAAAAAGGGGTAACCTCGGATATAATCTGGGGGAAAAACCGTGCTCGCAAAATCCTGAACCTCGACGATCCCCGGGCATACAAGGCATTCCTCGTCTTCTGGGTCTACCGTCAGGGGAAATTCCCGCTCCAGTTCACGGTAAACGGCAATAGGGCGACCTGCGAAAACTGGAGTAAAACCAAGTCAATCGAACCGTACCGCTGGACGGAATTTCCGGTCGAATGGCTCCGGAAGGGGAAGAATACCATCGATCTCTTCTCGCCCGAGGCCGCGACACCTGAGGAAGGCTGGGAAATCTACATCGCCCGCGCCGATGATTTCGAAGACGGCGGCGGCGACCCGGCTGATGTGGGTAAAACATCGTTCAAATCCGAGAACGGCGGCGAATCATGGAAGGAAAGCCCTTTCGGCCCGCTCGGACAGACCCGTGCCGAGTATACGGTGCGCATCAGCTTCGACCGGTTTGTCAAAACGGGCTGGCTGGCAACTCAGGCAATCGATCTCTGGAAAGGCGATTCCGATGATGTCATCGTCCGCCAGCACATCGTCCAGAAACTGACCGTGTCGATACGCTCCGATGTTCCGGAAGGAACGACGGTCGAGTATTTTATCCGCGGCGGAGTCGATCCGAATCCGTTCTCGGAAAAGTGGGGGCCGTACGAACCTATCGGCAGAGGCCCGGCAGCCGATCTCACCATCGGCGGGAACGATACTGTGAAATGGAATTCCACCACGAGTTCGGCGTTGAACAGGCGCTACATTCAGATAAAGGCGGTTCTTTCGACCACAAATCCGCTCAGGAGCCCCACGGTGAAATCGATCAATGTCGCCGCCGAGCTCGAAGAACCGTATCCCGTACCGCTCCACAAGAATATCGTGGTTCTCGACGCCGACAATCCGCCCATAAAATACTCCTCTATCGAGTGGGAATGGGAACCCTGGGACAGGCCAGAGTTCGCCGAGCTCAGGAAACGCGAGAATCTCGATTATGTCATCGAGGGCGCGCTCACTGATTTCGACGCCCAGGTGAAACTGCTCGACTACGCCACCAAACGCTGGCGGTGGGTCAATCCGATGCCGGAATATCCCGGCTGGGACGCGCTTTCCATCGCCGACCGTATCGACAATCTCGGCGGCGGGGGAATGTGCATCCAGTTCAATCTCTTCCTCGGCGGCCTCTGCATGGCGTACGGCTGGCAGACACGGCTCATCAATATCGTGGGGCACGAGGTATGCGAGGTATGGAACGACGAGTTCGGCAAATGGATTTATATCGACGCGAGTTATGTCAACCATTACGCCTACGACCCGAAAACCGCAGAGCCGCTCAACCTGTTCGAGCTCCACAGGCTCTATACCGACTACTACTTCCCGGAT is a window from the bacterium genome containing:
- a CDS encoding BNR repeat-containing protein, with product MDGRKSGLFSGFPVCTCILAFLMMVCAAGTASAAEPCLRDDGYRGIWHADLASNDEYRYIYYSGGLGTGTAKHLPMAYYAPAVNRTFFCWGGSDPDNAVLRLMVSYYDHATGTVPRPGIVMEKNTEDHHDNPALMLDDRGYVWVFVSAHGMVRPAYIYRSAEPYSIDSFELVRETGFSYPQPWYIEGKGFLFLHTQYIDGRNLYFMTSPDGVTWTEPQKLAAIDQGHYQVSWKYRDKVGTAFNFHPNAPSGGNWNDPEKPGINPAQSGTNNRTNLYYIETGDFGKTWRNAAGKTLEIPLVSPRNDALVHDYRSEGLLVYMKDINFDADGRPVILYITSRGSESGPQNDPRTWTTARWDGEKWRINPVTVSDNNYDMGSLYIEEDGTWRIIGPTGTGPQPYNCGGEVAVWVSSDRGVSWRKACQVTSQSEYNHSYVRRPVNANPGFYAFWADGNGREPSPSRLYMCDRTGERVMRFPEHMNRTDEKPVPLK
- a CDS encoding Gfo/Idh/MocA family oxidoreductase — encoded protein: MENHQSRRSFFGKAAAAGAALAGTGTTHAQPKPKLPSTDLIRVGAVALGDNSHLNYSIWAPMINPTEPKPWPAGRTTRMLITHCWDSRPELARSFAEKYKCEAVKNYYDMVGKVDGMIFAGFNEVKWWPQLTKPYLEAGIPCFINRPFAYSMKDAHAIVDTAKKHNTPILCTDEREYIQQAIVARSKVEELLGQKRTILGAHSTNASGEWSQHGVHGLYFLLAVFGLDVETAGYQADGWWREVTPTATKQTFGQLTLQYRGITIEGAGEQKTPFLVSQYQTWPRADITLRMYHDLGWWDIAHEHTQGDNGFNRHFYLFFPTVLAMQRMFETREMQWSYDYILKKTKIFLAAFKSHLEHNGSPYPVDDLPDDWEAPSPYADWIDEKIFG
- a CDS encoding BNR repeat-containing protein, with protein sequence MKRIVILLVFCSFVFMPASVFIPAPVREGAADDTPQQARDDGYRGIWYGNEPSGDEYKFKYSGGLGTYTAKHIPMAYYARAVNRTFFCWGGSAKDENTLLPMVSYYDHATGMVPRPTILMKKGTDDAHDNPTIMLDDSGYVWVFVSAHGTVRSSYIFKSRKPYSVDSFELTSETNFSYPQPWYIPGKGFLFLHTRYLGGRFLYWITSPDGIHWSEPHQLAAVAQGHYQISWTHGGTIGTAFNYHPATLASNWKDPTVDNNPSAKLNGLNYRTNLYYLQSDDFGTTWKNAGGQIIAVPVTDKLNGALVHDYEHEGLLVYMKDINFDADGNPVILYITSRGYQAGSANAPRTWTTARWDGKKWHINPVTVSDNNYDMGSLYIEEDGTWRIIGPTETGPQKYNPGGEIAVWVSKDRGESWKNVCSVTSHSIYNHTYVRRPVNAHPDFYAFWADGSGRELSPSRLYMCDRTGEHPLRFPEHMTGEFEKPQPLR